The Thalassotalea piscium sequence GTATTAGTGGCGCCTATCATTAAAAAGCGTGCAAGGTTATCTTGGCTTTGGCAATAAATATGATCAAACGCCAGTAAGCTTGGTTGAATAAGCCAAGTAAGCTTTTGGTAACTTTCAACAGACTTCTCAGATAAACGCCCGTTAATGAGCAGTAGTTTAATATCTTTGTGTTTACATTGAGCAACTAAATTTGGCCATATTTCAGTTTCCATAAAAACGGCAGCTTTAGGCTTTAATTTATATAAAAACATGGCTGTGCAAGGCCAAATGTCGAGAGGTAAATAACAATGCTGAACGCGATCGCCAAAAAGGGTGCTAACTTGTGCTGACCCAGTAGGTGTAAAAGTAGTAAAGGTAATAACTAGTTCAGGTTGCTGTTGTAATAGTTTTTCAACAAAGGGCTTTAACGCAATAACTTCACCTACACTTGCGGCATGAATAACAATACTATTTTGTTTAAATGACGATCGAACAAAGCCTAGGCGCTCACTTAAGCGTTTACGGTATTGTGGGTTGTTTTTTGAACGAATTACAAGGGTTATTATTACCAGAGGCAATAAACTCATAAGTACTAATCGATAAAGCAGTAATGTTATAAAGTTACGCATAAACAATACCCGAGTGTTAATTGGTCATTAATATATCTCAGTATACTCGATGTATGCGACTTGAGCTAAATTATAGTGTAATTGTTTAGTGCTCAGCTTTGGTTAGTTTTTACAGGCATAATCGCTACTAACTGATATACTGCACCTTTTAGATAATTGACAAATACTATGGATAATCAACCTTTTAATCCTTTGCACGGTGTAACTTTAAAAGTAATAGTAACTGAGTTAGTTGCTCACTTTGGTTTTGAATATTTAGGCAAGCATCTTAAAATGAAGTGTTTTAACGAAAACCCAAGTATTAAGTCGAGCTTAACTTTTTTGCGCAAAACACCTTGGGCAAGAGAGAAAGTTGAACAGTTTTATCTGAAAAACAAGGCAAAAATAAACAGCTAAGCGATGCAATAGCCTTCTTTAAATACGCTGGATATACACCAATAGCATATCTCATCGTAATAAAAGCTAGTTGATTATTTTAAAATACTGGCACAATGTTTTTATTCAAGGTTAGGTTGGCTATTACAAATGCATACAACTCATCATTATATTTTAACATGGCAATGTCCTGATACCTCTGGAGTATTAGCCAAGGTGTCACAAAGTTTATTTGAGCACGGCGCTTTTATTACCGAAACAGCGCAATATAGTGATCCATACAGTGAAACCTTTTTCTCGCGTATCGCTTTTGATGATCGCAGTTTAACTGTCCCTATAGCTGAAATACGAGATGCCATAGATATTTTAGCAAAGCAATTGAATATGAAATATCAGTTACGAGATCGCAGCAACTTTCCTAATATCGCCATTGCTGTGTCAAAGTATGATCATTGCTTGGTGTCCTTATTAACCAAGTGGAAGTCAGGGGCATTGCCCGTGAATATCGTTGCCGTTATTTCTAATCATCTAGATTGCCAAGACTTAGTGCAGTGGCATGGTGTAGATTTTTATCACCTTCCTATTACGAAAGAAAATAAGCCAGCGCAAGAAGCTGCGTTGTTAAGCTTACTCGAAAGTACAAACACTGACTTGTTAGTACTCGCGCGCTATATGCAAATATTGTCCGATGAGTTATGCCAAAAGTTACAAGGTAAAGCAATTAATATACATCATTCTTTTTTACCCAGCTTTAAAGGTGCACGTCCTTATCATCAGGCGCATGCTAGAGGGGTTAAAGTGATCGGTGCTACTGCGCATTACGTTACAGCTGACTTAGATGAAGGGCCAATTATTGTGCAAGAAGTTAAGCCGATTAACCATACATTTACCATTGAGCAAATGGTACATTTAGGACATGACCTAGAGGCTACAGCATTAAGCCATGCCGTTAAATTACATGCTGAGCAGCGTATTTGTGTAAATGGCGATAAAACGGTTATTTTGTCGTAAATAACCTGAATTCGAGATAAGCTAAGTATACCAAAGCTACGATTTTTACGCGTATCTGCGTTGTCTGCATGGACGTAAATACTTGGTTTTTGTCTGGAACTAAAAAACCGTTAATTTGCTACTAATACCAGGCTATTAGGTACACAAATTAGCCTTGATTCGCACAAAATTATAGCATTGTAAATGTTACGTTTTCTTTTTTTTGCGCACATTCATTATCCCGAGCTCAGGTTCAGTACATTTTTTTTACTGATCAACTACGTGAGACGTTCAAATATCTGCTACATTGAAGAAAATTTATTATCTTCAATGTACTTATGACTGTTTATTACACAATTTCTGCAGACAACTTCAATAGCCACTTATTCGATGTGAGTATCTGTTTTGATACCGTTGCTAACAAAGCTTACCATTTAACATTACCAGCATGGCTGCCCGGCAGCTACATGATCCGAGACTTTGCAAAAAACATTCATCAACTATCAGCGACAGACGCTAACAAGCATAATGTTGCATTAACAAAGTTAGATAAACAAAGTTGGCAGGTAATAGCACCTAACAATAAATTGACCATTAGCTATCAAGTATTTTCCTTTGATTTGTCGGTACGCACGGCTTACCTAGACAATCAACGAGGTTTTTTTAATGGGAGTTCAACCTTTTTAGCTATTAAAGAGCTGCAATATAGCCCGTGTGAATTATTGATTAATCAAGTTAAGCAACAAGATAACTGGCGTGTAGCTACAGGTTTAACACGCGCGGCAGGTACTAAAAAATATCAGTTTGGTCAGTACCATGCCGATAATTATGATGAGTTAATAGACTGCCCCGTTGCAATAGGTGATTTTGATGCCTTTGAGTTTGATGTAAATGGTGTTTGTCATCATATGGTGTTTACTAGCAAACATTATGGCGACCGCGAACGCATAACAAAAGATGTAAGTAAATTATGTCAGCATCATATTAATTTATTTAACGATGTACCGTTTAACGAATATTGGTTTATAACCCATTTGCTTGCTGATGGTTTTGGTGGTTTAGAGCATAAAAACTCAACTATTTTACAAGCCAGTCGATTTGATCTACCTAATCCAAATAAACCTGAAGAATTAACCGATGCTTACCAAACCTTTTTAAGTCTATGCTCCCATGAATATTTTCATGCATGGAATGTCTGTAGAATTAAACCAATCGAGTTTATTCCATATGACCTTTCTAAAGAAAGTTATACCGAACAGTTGTGGGCATTTGAGGGGATAACATCTTACTATGATGACTTCTCACTCTTTAGAGCCGGTATTATCGATTTTAACGCGTACCTTTTAATATTAAGTAAAGCAATGACACGGGTTAATAGAGGAAATGGTGAGCTAAAACAAAGTGTTGCTGACTCTAGTTACTACGCATGGACTAAATTTTATCAACAAGGGCCTGAAGCCGTTAATCATATTGTTAGTTATTACGTAAAAGGTGCAATTATTTCATTATGGTTAGATTTAACCATCCGTGACAAATCAGCACAAAAATACAGCTTAGACACGTTAATGCGGGAAATATGGCTCAATTTTGGTGCTAAAAATATTGGAACAACAACGCAAGACTATATTCATATAGCAAATAAACTATGCGGTGAAGATATTTCAGAAGACTTCCATTCTCTGCTTTATAAATCTGAACGAATTGAATTAACAGCGTTACTTGCTAAGTTTGGCATCGCAAAAGTTAACCATAAATTTAAGAGTTTAATGAATGTCGAAACCGTTGGCTGTAAAGATTATATTCCATACTTAGGGCTTCAATATCAAGCGAGTGAAGTGGGTTTAAAGGTAACGCAGGTTTTAGAAAATTCACCTGCTAACATTGCCGGGTTAGCGGTGAATGACGTTATTATTGCCATTGACCAGTTAAAAGTAACAAGTACTGTACTACAAAGCCTAGCAGAGCACTTGCCTGCTAATACAGCCGTGGAGTGTTGTTACTTTAGAGACGATAGATTAATAAATACGAATATCGAATTTAAAGACTCACCTGATACAGGCATAGCGTTAGAGGTGATAGACACAAACAAGGCAAGCTTATGGCAAAGCCTCTGTTAGCTAATGCGATAGCATTTTTATAAGCGTAGTGTTTTGCTGACATTTATAACAGCGCCATTATTGTTTAAAAATAGTGCTAGATATAACTTTGTGTGAAAATAGGCTCAGTTATTGAATTTAATTTAGAGCGTAGGTTGTTATGATAAAAATAGAAAAAATTCACCACGTTGCGTATCGCTGTAAAGATGCGAAAGAAACGGTCCAGTGGTATAAAAAAATGCTTAATATGGATTTAAACCTTGCGATTGCCGAAGACGAAGTACCGTCGACTAAAGCCCCTGATCCCTATATGCATATATTCTTAGATGCTGGGATGGGCAATGTACTAGCATTTTTTGAATTACCAAATTCAGACGAAATGGGACGAGACCAAAACACACCTGAATGGGTACAGCATATTGCCTTGCAAGTAAGTAGCTACGATGCACTAGTTGAAGCGAAAGCTTCTTTGCAAAGTAAAGGTTTAGATGTACTTGGTCCGGTAAATCATGGAGTGTTTAAGTCGATTTACTTTTTCGACCCTAATGGACACCGCCTGGAGCTTGCCGCAAATACAGGAACAGCTGAGCAATATAAACAATTAAATGATGTTGCTTTAGACATGATAGAAGAGTGGTCTGTTACTAAACGGGCGCCTCGTCATGCGGCATGGTTACACGAGCAAGACTAATTCGTTGCCCATACTCACGTTTTTAAAAGCCAGTAAATACTGGCTTTTTTTATCAGTTAAATCTATAGCGCAGAATTATATATTGAACGAAATTTTTCGTATAAAGAGATTGTTCATATTTGTAGTATAACGACCATTGTTGATGTAAGACATTGACCATTGGCGTGAGTGTTATTTACTTTATTATAAGTTGTAGATTAAAAATTAAACTAAAAATCAATGGTTTATTTTTTATCGAATTTAATACTGTAACATTTTGAAATATTTTGCTTGTTACATTATGTTACTCGAGTAAAGTAACTACCAGTTGATTCGCTCAACAAACAAAAAGGACATGAAAACGCACGGAAAGCGAAGAGTATTTATGTTAAATACTGAAAAATTCGAATACGGATGATTACCTTTAATTAGGAAGATTACTATTACTTTGTCCAGAAGGACATACGGAAAGCCCAATAAAGCGTTAGGATGACCGATAAAAATTAATAGCTAGGAATGCGCTAATAAAAAACAGGATAACTGTCAGAGATAACAGGGATTGTACTATTAGGTTTGGATAACCACTTCAGAATTGGAACTTGATATAATTGCGAGCTAAACACAATTATTTTCTCCTAAAACGATGGCCTAGCCATCGTTTTTTTCTTTTTATCAAAAGATTTTGCATAGATGCTAACCTTTGTTCGCATAATGGCGTAAAATAGACACATATTTGTTAATATATTTGAAAATCATGAGTCGCATTAAAAAATCGAGAAAGCCTAGGTTCGTGCCTACGAGCACTCCTAAAGATGATAAGAAAAAAGAAGTCGTCGTTACTGATAAAAAACCAAAGAAAAAAACCGGTAAAGAGTCAGGTAATCGCCAAAAAGAAGCGTTTCAAGAGAAACTAAATTCTAGTGGTAATAACACACCTAAAGATCCAAGAATTGGCAGTAAAAAACCAATTGACCTTGGTATACCCGCTAAATCAAACCAATCAGCAGACAAGCCTAAAACAAAAGCGGCTAAAAAATCACCTATTGCTCCTATTCGTGAAGTTGAATCTATTAAATCACCAGAAAGTAGTATGGAAGCACTTGAGCAAGAGATTTATGCGATTGAAGATGATACCAAACTACAAGCTATTTTAGCTAAACAAGAAGATGATATTGACCTAACAGAGGCTGAAGTTGACTTTTTTAATGATAAAATGACTCGACATGAAGCGTTACGTAAAGCCTTAGGTTGGGAAGATGAAGAAGAGGTGATACAAAAGACTCCGAGCACAATTGATGAAGAAGAATTGTGGGATAAGTTAGACAAACCTGACCTGTCAAGTTTCGAGTAAATTGTGATGGAATACAGCTTATTTTATATTCTGTGTGGCATTATTATTGTATTAGCATTAGCAATATATGCGACAAAACTCCTGCTTCAGTTACGCAAACAAACACAACTGCAGGAAAAGGCATTAGCAGCAACGCAAGAGGCTCATAACCAACACGATCTAAAAATACTTAACAGTATTGTTATTATTGTTAGAGCAATGAAAGAAGAGCAATGCGACTATTCTGAAGGATGTTGGAGAATAAGTGTGTTACTTGACTCTCTGCAAACTGTTAGTGAGCTAGAGCAACAGTTTCCTGCTATTTTTGGTCTTTATAACCAAATTAAGCATATGCCTATTATGGACGCGCGTAAAAAACTAGCGAAGCAGGATAGAATGAAGTTAGATCTAGAGCGAACCAAAGCAGAAGCTAAGTTAACTCCATCGATAGTTCAAGAGTTAACATCTCTTCATCAATATACGTTAGATAAAATATCAGCTATCAAAGGTTGTTAATCTTGAGGGAGACTGTTTGACTCTCAATTGGCAATTTTTGTCAAAAAGGTCGTATATACTTTTAAAAGCACGCATCAGCGTGCTTTTTTAGTTACAGAAAACTTATACCCGCCTGACTCACTAACTACAACTCAGATTAAGCACACTGAGCCATTGATTCTTCACACTTGAAGATATGAGGCTTTAGACTTAAGAGCTAGTCATAGTACTAATGTACAACGATTATTAATTGTGATACAAACTGGTAAGAGCAGATTAAAGCGTAAATAATAATTTTGTCTATACTCACTATAATTAATGACAAATTACAACAAAGATAAACACGCTTTAATGGCTTGTAAATACTATTAATATACCTTGGGGGATACGCTTTGAAACAAAACTTAAAACACATAGCTAAGCCAATGACGGCAATAAGCTTGGCATGTTTACTTGCTGCTTGCGGCGGTGAATATAAATATGAAAATAATTCTACATACCAACCAACACAACCGGTTGACCCGACACCACCTGCAACAGCTGCTCCAATACCTGCATTTGATAACGATGGCGTACTTAGTGCCAATATCCGCTGGACTGATTATGGTGTGCCACATGTGACAGCAGATAACTTGCAAAGCCTTTCTTACGGTGTTGGCTATGCGTTTGCTAAAGATAATATCTGTGTACTTGCTGATCAAATTCTTAAATATAATTCACAACGATCGAAATATTATGGGCCTGATATGTCGCCAGGGTCGGGTGACTCTGAACATTTAATTAATGATTTTGGTTATTTAGCATTAGAGATCCGCTCACAAGCGGAAAAAAACCTCAAGCTAATGTCTATCAACAGCCAAGCATTATTGTCAGGTTATGCACAAGGGTATAATAAGTATTTAGCTGATACTGGTGTAGAAAATATTGACGCTGCTTGTGCGGGACAGCCTTGGGTGCAGCCAATTTCAGATGTTGATATGCTTACATATTCACTTGGTGTTGCATTATTACCTGGTGCATCAAACTTTCTTGGGCCAATGTTTTTAGCTGCTCCAATGGGTGAAAGCTTTATGCCATACCCTGTGGCAGGAAATTCTTCAGCGCCGATGAAAATATTGCCTAAAGTAACAATGCCAGAAAAAAACCCGAGTGATATGGGCTCAAATGGCTGGGGATTAGGTAAAGATAAAACCGAAAATGGTAAAGGAATGGTGTTAGCTAACCCTCATTTTCCACATACCGGCAATTTACGCTTTTGGCAGTTTCATAGCACTATTCCAGGGCATTTAAATGTTATGGGTGGCTCACTAATGGGTATGCCAGGCGTGGTAAATATTGGTTTTAATGAAAATATTGCGTGGACACACACTTTTTCTACTGCTGAACATTTCGTGGTATATCAATTAACCTTGGATAACAGTTTACCAGGGTTACTTAATCAAACTGTTGATGGTGCACCTCGCCCAATCGAGGTTGAAGAATTAGTTATTGATGTAGCAGTAGCACCTGGTGTAACAATCAAGCTTGCGAAGAAAAGCTATTCTACTTTACAAGGCCCTATGATAGTTGTTCCAGGTAGCTTTGAATGGACAAATACTAATGCGTTTGCCATTAAAGATGCCAACAAAGAAAATTTAGATATTCTTGATCATTGGCTAGCAATGAATGTCGCTGGTGATATTAATGAATTTAAACAAGCATTTAAAGATTACGATGGCGTTATTTTTAACAATACGATGTCAGCAGATAAAGAAGGAAATGTTTTTTATATTGATGACTCTACTGTCCCTAATCTTAGTGATTCAGCTATCGCAACATTAACAACGAATCCGACCTTAATTGGTATTAAAAAAGCAGCAGGGTTTACTGTATTACCAGGTAATATTTCTGCCTT is a genomic window containing:
- a CDS encoding VF530 family DNA-binding protein, with translation MDNQPFNPLHGVTLKVIVTELVAHFGFEYLGKHLKMKCFNENPSIKSSLTFLRKTPWAREKVEQFYLKNKAKINS
- the purU gene encoding formyltetrahydrofolate deformylase, coding for MHTTHHYILTWQCPDTSGVLAKVSQSLFEHGAFITETAQYSDPYSETFFSRIAFDDRSLTVPIAEIRDAIDILAKQLNMKYQLRDRSNFPNIAIAVSKYDHCLVSLLTKWKSGALPVNIVAVISNHLDCQDLVQWHGVDFYHLPITKENKPAQEAALLSLLESTNTDLLVLARYMQILSDELCQKLQGKAINIHHSFLPSFKGARPYHQAHARGVKVIGATAHYVTADLDEGPIIVQEVKPINHTFTIEQMVHLGHDLEATALSHAVKLHAEQRICVNGDKTVILS
- a CDS encoding M61 family metallopeptidase; translated protein: MTVYYTISADNFNSHLFDVSICFDTVANKAYHLTLPAWLPGSYMIRDFAKNIHQLSATDANKHNVALTKLDKQSWQVIAPNNKLTISYQVFSFDLSVRTAYLDNQRGFFNGSSTFLAIKELQYSPCELLINQVKQQDNWRVATGLTRAAGTKKYQFGQYHADNYDELIDCPVAIGDFDAFEFDVNGVCHHMVFTSKHYGDRERITKDVSKLCQHHINLFNDVPFNEYWFITHLLADGFGGLEHKNSTILQASRFDLPNPNKPEELTDAYQTFLSLCSHEYFHAWNVCRIKPIEFIPYDLSKESYTEQLWAFEGITSYYDDFSLFRAGIIDFNAYLLILSKAMTRVNRGNGELKQSVADSSYYAWTKFYQQGPEAVNHIVSYYVKGAIISLWLDLTIRDKSAQKYSLDTLMREIWLNFGAKNIGTTTQDYIHIANKLCGEDISEDFHSLLYKSERIELTALLAKFGIAKVNHKFKSLMNVETVGCKDYIPYLGLQYQASEVGLKVTQVLENSPANIAGLAVNDVIIAIDQLKVTSTVLQSLAEHLPANTAVECCYFRDDRLINTNIEFKDSPDTGIALEVIDTNKASLWQSLC
- a CDS encoding VOC family protein, encoding MIKIEKIHHVAYRCKDAKETVQWYKKMLNMDLNLAIAEDEVPSTKAPDPYMHIFLDAGMGNVLAFFELPNSDEMGRDQNTPEWVQHIALQVSSYDALVEAKASLQSKGLDVLGPVNHGVFKSIYFFDPNGHRLELAANTGTAEQYKQLNDVALDMIEEWSVTKRAPRHAAWLHEQD
- the yihI gene encoding Der GTPase-activating protein YihI produces the protein MSRIKKSRKPRFVPTSTPKDDKKKEVVVTDKKPKKKTGKESGNRQKEAFQEKLNSSGNNTPKDPRIGSKKPIDLGIPAKSNQSADKPKTKAAKKSPIAPIREVESIKSPESSMEALEQEIYAIEDDTKLQAILAKQEDDIDLTEAEVDFFNDKMTRHEALRKALGWEDEEEVIQKTPSTIDEEELWDKLDKPDLSSFE
- a CDS encoding DUF2489 domain-containing protein, which encodes MEYSLFYILCGIIIVLALAIYATKLLLQLRKQTQLQEKALAATQEAHNQHDLKILNSIVIIVRAMKEEQCDYSEGCWRISVLLDSLQTVSELEQQFPAIFGLYNQIKHMPIMDARKKLAKQDRMKLDLERTKAEAKLTPSIVQELTSLHQYTLDKISAIKGC
- a CDS encoding acylase; the protein is MTAISLACLLAACGGEYKYENNSTYQPTQPVDPTPPATAAPIPAFDNDGVLSANIRWTDYGVPHVTADNLQSLSYGVGYAFAKDNICVLADQILKYNSQRSKYYGPDMSPGSGDSEHLINDFGYLALEIRSQAEKNLKLMSINSQALLSGYAQGYNKYLADTGVENIDAACAGQPWVQPISDVDMLTYSLGVALLPGASNFLGPMFLAAPMGESFMPYPVAGNSSAPMKILPKVTMPEKNPSDMGSNGWGLGKDKTENGKGMVLANPHFPHTGNLRFWQFHSTIPGHLNVMGGSLMGMPGVVNIGFNENIAWTHTFSTAEHFVVYQLTLDNSLPGLLNQTVDGAPRPIEVEELVIDVAVAPGVTIKLAKKSYSTLQGPMIVVPGSFEWTNTNAFAIKDANKENLDILDHWLAMNVAGDINEFKQAFKDYDGVIFNNTMSADKEGNVFYIDDSTVPNLSDSAIATLTTNPTLIGIKKAAGFTVLPGNISAFIFDDAVPYDKAPKYMGTDYVQNSNDSFWLTNAEMPIVGVSPLYGNVGNQQSLRSRMAHTLLGDAAGSDNLFSLAEVEQALVGNRSYLSEAVLNDLLTICNAQGSTPVNGIDISEGCSALALWDGTMNKGSVAAHLFREFAFQFNRDPQWITPFDANNPLNTPSGLVNNSTTLAQFAQAINKIKTAGIALDARLDEVQFVERSKADGSASGEKIAWAGAHNIEGGFNVFTSRTGNDGTLLPRHVYPAQDGTSILSAAAQGYHIGYGSSWMSVVNFTDDGPVAKGLLSYSQSHAYGSEHNTDQSELYSAQPQLRPLLFKEADIEANKIAEMTISSQ